DNA sequence from the Vicia villosa cultivar HV-30 ecotype Madison, WI linkage group LG3, Vvil1.0, whole genome shotgun sequence genome:
gtttttgaaattaaaaaaattaaaatagatctTAGGGgtattagttttaattaaaaatagaaaagaggaaagaataagaaaaaaatgTGCAATTTATTAATCTCAAATTTGTGATATTGTGCAAGTTTAATATTGAAAATTTGTTTTCTTCATATTTCattatctttatatttttattcattttgataaaaaaaaatcatttttataatattattcttttttaattaattaatatttattttatgtgttATTCAACTTGAATagttaaaaaaaaagtatttacaaatataaaattagaaataataaaagaaattttatttgaattaaaaaactaatataatatttaataccatataaaatgtataataaatcaatttatttctttagaAAGAAtagttaaaaatttaaaatataaatttatacacATGTTAAAATTGTGAAATTAATATTAGTAaagatttaaataaattatttgaaatagACAGTTGCTTTTCGTTAGAGGTAGAAATAGGTCAGACCGATAACAGAGGTCTACAGGCTCAGGTCAGACcacacatttttttaaatagaaaagacctAGGTCTTTTTATAAGTCTATATAGTTAAAAAGGTTAGGCCTCAGACCCTAAAAAAGTCTTTTTAAACCTATCAGACTgccctatttaattaaatatgaataatCTTCTATTATCATTATGATatcttttgtactttgaattaaaatacataaataaaacttgattatcttgaagatcttgtgaaaataagatgaaaatacgtgatgaacattgttttcataaattttcttaaacaaatagtctcatggaacttatgctaataggtaagttaaaataagtcaatgcaaacaaatttttagtttcttgtttttttagttagttagtctatttaaacattattttaatttcttattcacatatgtttaaaacaaataggcttttatgtaggataacaggctaaccaggccttcgaaaaggtcAGACTCAagcctaaaaataagcctacgtCAGGTTACATGTCAGGCTTAGGCTTCGATTTTTTTGACAGGCTTGGCAAAGTCTAACTcgacccagcctatttccacccctacttcCCGTCGTCTGTCTCGTCTTCCATAAACCACCTTCAACTAAACTAAAGTATGAGGTAAACCAAACAAGATGTTTTCCAATTGTACTCGTGAATTCTTTTCAAATTTGTGAAGTATTTAATGTATACAACATCAATATAGGTGAAAAGCATCAAACTTAATGTGGGAAAATACGACCATACCACCAACAGTCGTGATCTAGCATCAAACTCTTCGAAATGCTTTAGTACGTAAGGTGAAAAGACATATTTATTGACAGCCCTAGAGCCATACATCACAAGTCCCCAATAAGGCATTACGAATTACAAGGATAAAATTCAATGCACATGTTTCAAATTCTACCTGCCTTACAATTATCTCACCCCTTTAACAAGGGCTAGAACGGGTCACGCAACAAAACCCTTGTTCCAACAATCAAGAATTATGATTTGGGGACAACTGTTCTAGGCCACTCAAAAGACCCACATGTCAAGGCCCAACTACAAGCAAAACACATAGGAATCGTTACGACTTCAATCAAGCTTGGAGCATACAATTCAGACCTGCTGCCAATTTCCCATCATCAAATCTAAACAGACGAGAATTTGCACGAGACGCCGGATCAAGCAGGGGATTATCTAAAATATTAAATCAAACCAATTAATTATCTAATATTATCAAGATATTTATTGTATATGaaatattaaacaatttaaatatttgttgttaTATGTTCTTGTAGttgatatttatatatatttaaataacttAGTATATGATGAAATGAATTGATGTGATAgaatatgaaataattttttaaactctATAAGATTTTATAGATGTGATCTTCTAGATAATATCTCTCAATTGATGATCGGATTGATTTAATATGTCTTTTACTAAATTTATTATGTAAGTATGCTAAATTTGACATTTGCTATCATCGGATCTAGACATATAAgaatatactatttttatttcGATATTGAGTGATCAATTTTAATGATATAAATTAGGGAATTTCTTAATACATTCTTATAGAGACGaaataaatctttgaaaactcaaaaatattcttcgaagatgcatctcaaaACGCATCCTATATCAATTATCAAGGTGTTTCAGAAATGTATCTCCAAAAACACTTTAGTTTACACGTTATTATTATTTGAACGTTGGATTTAAATATTCAGTAGTATTTTTTAATATGCATATTCAGGCCCGGCCCTGTGAAGCAGTGCCACAGCACAGGGCCTCACATTTTTAAGGGCCCAaaacttaaaaaattaaattgaacaaATAGATAAATTATTAAACTATTTAGTAACTATATTTTTCATGGTAGAAAAGTAACATTGCACTCCAATAAATTACACTTTCatgaaaaaaatacataaataattattCTTCATTATTGTCTTTCAATTGCACTCTAATAACTCATTCCAACACttaaataatcaatattttttctcTATATTCAAACCAATTGCCTTGCGTATttctattataattaaatttatttctaaaTTAAAACAGGGCCTCCAAATTGATTGGACCGACCCTGTGCATATCTGAAAATATCGTTGTTATGTTAGCTCGTTGCATGATCACCCTTGTAACACccgtttaattttatttgattatttaattaagttGATTGTGAATTGTTTGGTGAAGTTGTGATTTATTTGTGAATTTGTGTTGTTGGAAGGGTATATGTCTAAAAGTGTGGAAATATGTGAGTGTGACTAGACATTAGAGGTTATGATGTTTTATTagaagttaaataataataataataataataataataataataataataataataatagagtaaataattaaataagtaattgGGCCTATGTGGTGTTAGCATAATAAATATAGGGGGTGTTGTTTGTTAAGCTCATTAGTGATTAAAAGTTAGTAAGGGGTTAACTAAAATAAGAGACACAAAGAGCATTAGGAGAAAGTGAGAGAACGTGAAAACAAAGAATGTGAAAGAGGATAAGAGACACAAAGAGGCTAGGGCCCTGTTTTGTGAAAAATCGGGTTTTGACCGTAAATTAAGTGTCGAAAGTGACGTCGTAGAATAGCATTTTTATGATCCCAATAGATGTTATATGAATAGAAGAACATGAATATATGATTCTTTTGTAAAGCTGGACAGTTTAAGATGGGTCTTTGGTGTAAAAAGGGGCTGAGGTAGTAGCGAACCCGTAGCAGAATTTTTCTACTTAATCGACAAGTCGCCTAGCGAGCCAATGGCGCTTAGCGAGCCCTGttagaaaagtttttatttttcaaaactaaaTTGGGTCTTGGAAAATAGTGATTTATCATGAGTTTTAGTGAATTTTCCAAAAATTACTGAAGTCGTTTGAACGGTCTTTGAGCCGAGTTTTGATGAAAACCGAATACttgaattttttatgattatGCATTGTAATGAATAATGGTTGAGAATGACGTTTTGAATCTTGTTGACTAACTGTTGTTTATGATTATATGACGTGGTTTTGCGATGACGATGAGGTGATGGCCTATTTTGGcgtttgttgaaggcttatgccttgtggttGTATAATTGCATTGTTGCATGTCGAAGTCACATACACTGCATTTTTtagggcttatgctctgttgatggcctgaattggcaaaatgttgaaggcttatgccttgttgctaCCTCTATTTACTGGCATTATGTTGAGGGCTCATGccctattggtaccacatgcatttgtgtCGAAGTTGGTCTCATTACATTTTTATAGACCGTGatgtgataatgatgatgattttgtgaagtGGTAAAATGTGTATGACTTTATtcttcatatacttgttatcatacatttctttatattgttatgatatctcaccccttctgtttgaatgttaccctaacgttggtaacatgcaggtgatAATGAGTGAAGGATGATTACCTTCAGTTAGTTCGAGTCGGCTTCGTTGCACTGATACGTAACACTAGGGGGATGAACGTTATTTGttagatttaatttgattgttgaAGCTTTATGAATAATGATGTTGACAAATGTCGAACTAAATTTTTGGTTGGTTTTAaattgatttatgaatacttttcGCTGTGTAATAAAGGATGTTTCAAAGATTATGTGATTTAAATCGTTACATCCGACTTATTGTGTTATGCATCCGTTAATAATTGCAGGCAAATGTTTGTATTATGAAGAAATTTGACATCCTGGTTTGTGATGAATTGTTTTGAATGTAATTttattactctgattttattataattcGCCGGggtaaattagggtgttacaaccCCAACCACTATTTTATTCTCTTCATTTCCCCCCATAACCAAAACCTACCACAAAACTTCAACCATTCTCAATTAACTTTTCATCTCCAAACTAAGTTTCAAGTGTTTTATCATATCAAATAAAGCATAGAAAGCTGCAATTTAAGGTAAATTTTTCTCATTTCATCTCTCATTTCCTTGCATTGATGTTGACTTTCAGATGAAAAAAACAACGTCACTTCGGATATGGTTTTCAGAGGATATTTTTCCAACTTCAGAGTCGCCCACCTCAAGACCCATCCGGCCGCATAATTTGTATTGGGTATCTTAGATTACTCAAATTTGTTCAGGTTTATTTGAAACCAGGTGTCCTATTCTGGCTACATCAGTGGAATGGAAGACACATTTTATAAAATAGGCGTAAACTTGACCGGGTCACTTTTTGAAAAGGATGACAGAGTTCACAAAATTGACGGAGCTTGAGAGAAAATCAATTAAGGAGAAGTCGAAGAAAGAATCGGTTTTAGATTTAAGCGATGACAATTCGTTTGGTGCATTTTATAATATAATCGAATCATTTTTTGAATGTATTGTCGTGCACAATGTAAATTATATACGattaaatacatatataatatatctattcaatattttaccattttttacttttaccgatttaatttttttcatgtttCTATGGTAATGATTCCGCTAAAACAGAATCTGTTTCTGATTCTGCATAATTAaccttcatttttttaaaaaaacaacaaaggTTATTTCGGATATGCCTATGCGAAAACCCTATTTTCGTAAAAAAAGGGTGGATTTGAAGGTTAATATTCAAAACATACCCTGGTGGCAGGATAAGAATTCTTGGGTCCAAAATTTTCCAAATCTTCTATAAATAGGGTCTCCAAATCATTTCTTCAACACCACACACCACAAACAGATATGAGGCAAACATATCCTCACCTTTCTTTTGTCTACTTCAGTGGTGAAATGTCGCCACTTCAATTTAAGTTCTCTGAGGACACGCCTCTTGTCGAGCTGATTATCATACTAAAATTTCCCCTACAATATCTAGAAAATTGAAAGGTGGTCAAGCTCGAGTGTCGTTCACCCTTACTTGACATTGAAGAAAAGATAAAGTCCACCCAGTTTGCACTGAAAAAGGATGACAATTTAAAGGTTATGTTGAGTACTTTTCACCAATACTCTACTAAGGGTCCGATTGAAATCGATGCAAAACTTCAAAGATCAAAAgaagatgttatcaaaatgttatAATGTTCTCAGCTACCCATTTATAACAATatgtaatgttaaatttatgttCCACTATCTATGTAATTTTGACTATTTATGTTAAATTTATGTTAAGTTGCTCTGATTTTAAGGTGTTTGTTTCTGTTTGGTAATCGATGTTTATTTCAGATATGTGTATCTGAAAGCTACCATTTGACGCATTCGGATATGGATCTCCGAACCTATtcaataaaaaactaaaatgtgGTGAATTCATATATACATAACCAAATTAAAGGAGTATTACATAAAAACTCCTAAGAACCCATAAAGATGTATTAAGAAACTCTCTATAAATTAATATCCAAATTAACAAAGATTAACTTTGTTTGAGATAGATTggaacccaaaaaaaaaaaaaaatttactatttaactttgaatttttgaGTTTATCTGATCAGTAGTTAGCTTCTACTGCTACAAAAGCTGAGACTCaacaaaaatattatatgatCATCATCCAAGAAGCGTACATGAGTAGAAGTTGTAGAACAATCAAAGAAAGCAGGTGGTATCTGAATGTCTTTCCAAATCCAAACAATGACACTCCTTTAAGGTTTTGGTTTCCCTTTTGAAAATCACCACCTAATCCAATTAAGGAAAAACTGACTCATGACCAATAATGGTTTTCAAAACACATAACCACTCTTAAAGTGGgacttaaaaaaaatcaataaaatatctAATGCTTAAATCTGTTAATCATTTTTCCTAATGCACGCCTTCTTTTTCAAATTCTAACTAAGTCACCATAACAAAACTATCTAACACAGTTTTTGAGTATTATATTAACTAATCTACTCAACTTTAACTACTAATTTGGATTTTCTTGCACTCAAAGTCAACTAAAATGTAGTATTGCTTATCCTATAATACTGAATCCAACTTGTTCTTCTTGTCCTTTCTTATAACTCTCCTCAATCACATGCATTCTTGATCATCAAAATAGTGATTTTTTAGCATATTTCCTTAACACATGGCACTAGGAATAGAATAATCCCATTAATCATTCTATTTCTACGTATAAATAGGCTATAGTTATGTCATAAGGTTGACAAGAACAGATATAGTACTAAGTGAAAATGTATCTCAAGAAACTTAACTATGTAATTATAGTTTTGGtcacatatttttttaatagaagtgTTTGTTCTCAGCTGGATGTTGGGTTTTATAGCTATTCATGTGGTATGGCTGAGTTCATTGTAAAAGAAGAGGTTAGAAAAAGTTTCTACAAGAATCCTGGAATTGCTGCTGGACTTGTAAGAATGCATTTTCATGATTGCTTTATCAGAGTAAGTCATAATAGTACTTGATTAAGATAAAGGTCATAGCTGGTATCATCTTAGTCGTAAACTTTAATCGTGTTGTTAATTGTAGGGATGTGATGCATCGGTACTTCTTGATTCTACTCCCTCTAACACTGCAGAGAAAGACTCTCCGGCCAATAAACCGAGTCTCAGAGGGTTTGAAGTTATTGATAATGCTAAAGCTAAACTTGAAGAAGTATGCAAAGGAATCGTTTCATGCGCCGATATAGTTGCATTTGCGGCAAGAGACAGTGTAGAGTTGGTAAGTCCATCTACTTTGTGCTAGAAACTTTTGAAAGTAAATACTTATTTCAAAATGACCCTACATCATATGCAGGCTGGAGGACTTGGCTACGATGTTCCTGCAGGAAGAAGAGATGGGAAAATATCATTAGCTTCAGATACAAGAACAGATTTACCTCCTCCAACTTTCAACGTTAACCAACTCACTCAACTTTTTGCAAAGAAGGGGttaacacaaaatgaaatggtcACTCTCTCTGGTACGTATTTCAAGATGATTATTCCAAAGGGGTTTGATATTGTAGCATAAATTTGTAAATGACATACTTATGTGTATGCAGGAGCACACACCATTGGACGCGCTCATTGTTCTGCTTTCAGCAACAGATTATACAACTTCAGCAGCACTTCAAGCCAGGATCCAAGTTTACATCCCTCATATGCTGCATTATTGAAGAGGCAATGTCCACAAGGAAACACAAACCAAAACTTGGTGGTACCAATGGACCCTTCTAGCCCTGGAACTGCAGATGTAGGGTACTATATTGATATCTTGGCAAATAGAGGCTTATTCACATCTGATCAGACTCTCTTAACCACCACTGGAACAGCCAGACAAGTTAATCAAAATGCTAGGAATCCCTATCTGTGGGCAAACAAGTTTGCAGATGCAATGGTGAAGATGGGACAAATTGGCGTCTTAACAGGCAATGCTGGGGAGATTCGAACAAATTGCAGGGAGGTCAATAGCTAGATATGGTGTTGATGAATTGAAGTTACTGCAGCAGTAAAGACTTACAAATTCTATGGTGTGTTTCATATGGTTTTGCCTGCTTTATTACAAAGCAAACAACTTTGGTTTTGTTTCTTTTCAGTGTAATTGTAATTGGCATTCATCTGTTGGTTGATTGTGGATCTTTAATTGGCAATCACAGTGCATTTTTATCTTGTTAATTACAAAAGTATCACATTGTATTTCGAAAAGTAGGGTTCAAATTAGTCCCATCGTCAACATTACAAGGCACTAGAAGAATTTCCAAACATTGCACGATAAAAGCTCATGGAGGTTAAACCTCATCATGATATCGAATTGGACAAAAAAATAGAAGCTCAAAAAAAATAACGAAAGAATGTGATCATTGATCATAAAATCGTACCACAAAATTCAGAGCACAAAAATTATTAGGTAAACCAAATCATATGGACCATAGTATTATTTGACTACACTCACTTAAGGATGGAATTAGTTCCAAAATCATCCCAAAAATGCAAGtacaaataaagcataaagcaaaattaATTAGTTAGCTCCATGATGGCACCGACAATGTCTCCATTGTGAGTCTTGAGAGCCTTGACGGCCTTGCTTCTTGACACTCCTGCCTGTGTCATGACCAGATCAATATCGTGGGCTTCCACGCCAGTTTCATCAACCTCCTCTTCCTCTTCAGGCTGTGCTCCATCAGCTATAGCACCCTGTTCTGGTTTTGCCATAATAGATCCCATATCAGGCATCCTGAACTGTTGAGCAGCTTGTGTCTGCAATTGAGAGCTCAGATCCTCTATTTTTGCCTCCCCAAATATAACATAGGTCTCAGAATTTGGACTCTTGAAGACATCAGGTTTTGAGATGAAAAACATTATCTAACAAGGCATAAAATAATTTAAGTTAGAAACCTCCTTACCCATTATAGATCACAGAAAACacaatatatacataaataataatataataactaGTATTGTAAATCGCAAATCGTGGAAATTAGTGGGTTGATCAAATTTCACTATGTTACAATATAAGCACCACAATAGCCGCTACTTGACAGCATTTTTTACTAAACAATGTTGTCAATCACAGAGGTTGGTTAAAACTAGACTGTACTTTAATGCTATAGCGCCACTCTAAAGCTTCTATTTGAAGACATTGTTTAGTTTGTTCAAACTCCGCTACACTATAGCACCACTATAGCCGCTATCTGCAACAGTTGATACTAAATGTGTATAAGTGTGTCAGAGTAGTTCAACCGCTATCCACTATAGCTGCTATTTGACAACACTGGTACTAATTAGTGTATCGTTGAACAATAATTAGTTCAAATTCCTCTACGCTATGGCGCTAATATAACCACTAATTGACAACACCGATAACAACTCACATTTTTTGTTCTCTTGATTGTTACCCTACTAACACCATCAATTGGTTTTAGTCCGAGCTTCAACATTGCTTTGCGACTCTTCTTCTCACTTCTACTCTGCTTCGAAC
Encoded proteins:
- the LOC131661228 gene encoding nascent polypeptide-associated complex subunit alpha-like protein 2; protein product: MSPGPIVDATAEGITDQQLPSVDETTLKKAPLPQEENDAPIVEDDDDDDEKDESDDEEDDAAQGGTEGSKQSRSEKKSRKAMLKLGLKPIDGVSRVTIKRTKNIMFFISKPDVFKSPNSETYVIFGEAKIEDLSSQLQTQAAQQFRMPDMGSIMAKPEQGAIADGAQPEEEEEVDETGVEAHDIDLVMTQAGVSRSKAVKALKTHNGDIVGAIMELTN
- the LOC131661227 gene encoding peroxidase 5-like; this translates as MYLKKLNYVIIVLVTYFFNRSVCSQLDVGFYSYSCGMAEFIVKEEVRKSFYKNPGIAAGLVRMHFHDCFIRGCDASVLLDSTPSNTAEKDSPANKPSLRGFEVIDNAKAKLEEVCKGIVSCADIVAFAARDSVELAGGLGYDVPAGRRDGKISLASDTRTDLPPPTFNVNQLTQLFAKKGLTQNEMVTLSGAHTIGRAHCSAFSNRLYNFSSTSSQDPSLHPSYAALLKRQCPQGNTNQNLVVPMDPSSPGTADVGYYIDILANRGLFTSDQTLLTTTGTARQVNQNARNPYLWANKFADAMVKMGQIGVLTGNAGEIRTNCREVNS